A single region of the Equus przewalskii isolate Varuska chromosome 26, EquPr2, whole genome shotgun sequence genome encodes:
- the SPATA31F3 gene encoding protein SPATA31F3 — translation MLSPTFVLWDAGRPLYTYGSIIIIALIMWQVKKRYRELRLGPTRSCSQCHRRLKQRGQERTSRAGRLSREEAERPMELLSLMKSQGWLPEEGSVRRLLCEDPSCPICNAVALEIQQLLSQGSPHWDLGQGSQVPDVSWDTGALSSSSLEKPGTPVKQQSKGKSNSECVLEKPEAAEAGLGNKMMYIPHWINPEMKGQGPEEHILLSKNETVAKTTTKKVLKSAPPTKDPVRGAKLEKTAQEEGMTFFDAPTSFSPATPGSCAFHSSSKHHPQLTYATQPENPSQVSTFTSAEGTGLYKENSHSREKQFRGSQTSASP, via the exons ATGCTGAGCCCCACCTTTGTTCTGTGGGATGCTGGGCGTCCCTTATACACTTACGGCTCCATCATCATTATTGCATTAATTATGTGGCAGGTGAAAAAGAGATACCGAGAATTAAGATTGGGACCTACCAGGAGCTGTTCCCAG TGTCACCGGAGACTCAAACAAAGGGGCCAAGAAAGAACGTCACGAG CTGGGAGACTTTCCAGGGAAGAAGCTGAGAGGCCGATGGAGCTGCTCTCTCTTATGAAAAG CCAGGGCTGGCTTCCTGAGGAGGGAAGTGTGCGGCGGTTGCTGTGTGAAGACCCCTCGTGCCCCATCTGCAATGCTGTGGCTCTGGAGATCCAGCAGTTGCTG AGTCAGGGTTCACCACATTGGGACCTGGGGCAGGGATCTCAAGTGCCAGATGTGTCCTGGGACACGGGAGCTCTGTCTTCTTCAAGCCTTGAGAAGCCTGGGACTCCTGTGAAGCAGCAGAGCAAGGGGAAGAGCAACTCCGAATGTGTGCTGGAGAAACCAG AAGCTGCAGAAGCTGGCTTGGGAAATAAGATGATGTACATTCCACACTGGATTAACCCCGAGATGAAAGGTCAAGGGCCTGAGGAACACATTCTCCTCTCTAAGAACGAGACGGTGGccaaaaccacaacaaaaaaggTTTTGAAGAGTGCACCTCCCACCAAAGACCCGGTGAGGGGAGCTAAGCTGGAGAAGACAGCACAGGAGGAGGGCATGACCTTCTTCGATGCCCCTACTTCCTTCAGTCCAGCCACTCCTGGTTCCTGTGCCTTTCACAGCAGCTCCAAGCACCATCCTCAGCTGACTTATGCCACTCAACCAGAAAATCCATCCCAGGTCTCAACTTTCACCTCAGCAGAAGGCACTGGTCTATACAAGGAGAATTCCCATTCCAGGGAAAAACAGTTCAGAGGTTCCCAAACCTCTGCATCCCCCTGA